A genomic segment from Bradysia coprophila strain Holo2 chromosome III, BU_Bcop_v1, whole genome shotgun sequence encodes:
- the LOC119075752 gene encoding aminopeptidase N-like codes for MCCSLWFLILLIPNIITTAASASFSSLQQESISYRLPNETFPENYVIHLKTDIHEGNFNFTGRVEITVAVREQTSEIVVHARQLVIDDVKLWNVLSGATEIQIQPFEYSAVTEFVTIRLVSGVLQTNQKYLLVIEYSGELRDDNLGFYRSSYRDADNQLIWLAATQFAATNARHAFPCYDEPYIKATYEIYITHDESYTALSNYPLFESTKNVDGSVTSHFCSCNIHQPIQFSSYIVGFVIAKFDYITNTNENGIEFRVYSRPEAINNTNYALNLGQELLSIIQETVRVEYVLPKLYQVALPDFYFNAMENWGLITYKEERLLFDEESAPYTNRIENSRTMAHEVAHKWFGNLVTHNWWSFVWFKEGFARFFEQYAFGKIRSEWRIEDLFVLTDVQNALFTDSLFTTRRMTQYKESPSDILALYDNIAYAKGGSFLRMFFNVLGEERFFNAVTELLNTAKFRATNENELFGIFANVTGEIDLVDTLQSWTHQTGYPVVNVNRDYDEGTFTLTQRKFNLIPDDDNDAENVDLSWSIPFNFFADSNNRTMIVTNGFFPRENTSFKVQQTTQTWSASDWILLNYRQTGFYRVNYDEVNWNLIISELNDGNYQSIPVLNRAQLIDDAFNLARANQLSYKIPFGLIGYLNNETDYIPWMVAMNSLTHINRFYVRSENYELFKGFLINVIQTLRVRIQSLDDVQGEPIINKYARTLVINWACEMDLSWCNSFVMEKMNRYVVDGIAIAPNLRSAVYCSAVRIDPYYFSKLYYDLISTKDQTERKLIINALGCSKHSTALETNLLTIFQNTDLRQQEITPYFTSIYSGGPLGMLAVIKSIRSYTKRYSAEEIVKRVSVGGIVLGMAQRISTQELEEEFDSLLDDLLSHGLISSSTVETAEKYIKMNSDWLNVSDEPIRDYLNDYYTGGANCKSYLPILMMTMLLLVFGTRATM; via the exons ATGTGTTGTTCACTCTGGTTTTTGATATTGCTAATACCAAACATAATAACCACCGCCGCCAGTGCTTCATTCAGTTCACTTCAACAAGAATCGATTTCGTACCGTCTGCCAAACGAAACTTTCCCTGAAAACTATGTCATCCATCTGAAGACCGATATTCATGaaggaaattttaattttaccggAAGAGTAGAAATAACCGTTGCTGTGCGAGAACAGACTTCAGAGATTGTTGTACATGCTAGACAACTAGTAATCGACGATGTAAAACTTTGGAATGTACTCAGCGGCGCAACCGAAATTCAAATACAACCTTTCGAGTATAGTGCTGTAACAGAATTTGTGACAATAAGATTGGTGAGCGGTGTCTTGCAGACAAATCAGAAATATCTTCTTGTAATAGAATATAGCGGTGAGCTACGTGACGACAATCTGGGATTTTACAGATCGTCATACAGGGATGCTGACAATCAGTTGAT atGGCTAGCTGCCACACAATTTGCTGCTACAAATGCTCGGCATGCATTCCCTTGTTATGATGAGCCCTACATAAAGGCCACGTACGAGATCTACATAACTCATGATGAGAGTTACACTGCGTTGTCGAATTATCCATTATTCGAATCTACTAAAAA tgtcgATGGTTCAGTAACTTCTCATTTCTGTTCTTGTAACATTCACCAGCCAATACAATTCTCATCATACATTGTCGGTTTTGTGATAGCGAAATTCGATTACATTACAAATACCAACGAAAATGGCATCGAATTCAGAGTTTACTCACGACCAGAAGCGATAAATAATACCAACTACGCGTTGAATCTGGGACAAGAACTATTAAGCATAATTCAAGAAACGGTTAGGGTTGAATATGTTTTGCCGAAATTGTATCAGGTGGCCTTGCCAGACTTTTACTTTAATGCCATGGAAAACTGGGGTCTCATCACTTACAA AGAGGAACGTCTCTTATTTGACGAAGAGTCGGCACCATACACCAATAGAATTGAAAACAGCCGTACAATGGCACATGAAGTGGCACATAAATGGTTTGGAAATTTGGTCACACATAATTGGTGGAGCTTTGTTTG GTTCAAGGAAGGCTTCGCTCGATTCTTTGAACAGTACGCCTTTGGAAAG ATACGATCTGAATGGAGAATCGAAGATTTATTTGTATTAACTGATGTTCAGAACGCATTGTTTACGGACTCGTTATTTACGACACGTCGGATGACTCAATATAAAGAGAGTCCGAGTGATATACTAGCACTGTATGATAACATAGCGTACGCAAAAG GCGGATCATTTCTTCGAATGTTTTTTAATGTACTGGGCGAAGAGCGGTTCTTTAACGCAGTTACAGAATTGTTAAACACAGC GAAATTCAGAGCAACAAATGAAAACGAGCTATTCGGAATCTTTGCAAATGTTACCGGCGAAATCGATTTGGTTGATACATTGCAATCATGGACTCATCAGACAGGATATCCAGTGGTAAATGTAAATCGGGATTACGATGAAGGAACATTTACGCTAACGCAacgcaaatttaatttaataccCGACGATGACAATGATGCGGAAAATGTTGACTTATCGTGGTCAATTCCATTTAACTTCTTCGCCGATAGCAACAACAGAACAATGATTGTAACGAATGGTTTCTTCCCGCGAGAGAACACCTCCTTTAAAGTTCAGCAGACAACACAAACGTGGTCTGCCAGTGACTGGATTTTACTGAATTATCGTCAAACGGGATTTTACCGAGTCAATTACGACGAAGTCAATTGGAATTTAATAATAAGTGAATTGAATGATGGCAACTATCAGTCAATTCCAGTCTTGAATCGAGCCCAATTAATTGACGATGCCTTTAACTTGGCCAGAGCAAATCAATTGAGTTATAAGATTCCGTTTGGATTGATTGGATATCTGAATAATGAAACTGACTACATACCTTGGATGGTGGCGATGAACTCTCTTACACACATTAATAGATTTTATGTTCGCTCGGAAAATTATGAACTGTTTAAG GGCTTTTTGATAAATGTAATTCAAACTCTTCGCGTACGAATTCAATCATTAGATGATGTCCAAGGCGAGCCAATAATCAATAAATACGCTCGAACGTTAGTTATCAACTGGGCCTGTGAAATGGACCTTAGTTGGTGCAATTCATTTGTTATGGAAAAAATGAATAGATATGTTGTCGACGGCATTGCCATCGCACCGAACTTGAGATCAGCCGTTTATTGTTCGGCTGTTCGAATTGATCCATACTACTTTTCGAAATTATATTATGATTTGATATCTACCAAAGATCAGACCGAAAGGAAATTGATCATCAACGCACTGGGATGTTCAAAACACTCAACGGCATTGGAAACAAATCTTTTAACAATCTTCCAAAACACCGACCTACGTCAACAGGAAATTACACCGTACTTTACGTCTATATATTCGGGAGGACCATTGGGTATGTTGGCTGTTATTAAGAGCATCAGATCATATACAAAAAGATACAGCGCAGAAGAAATAGTTAAGAGAGTGAGTGTCGGAGGAATTGTCTTAGGCATGGCACAGCGAATTTCTACGCAAGAACTGGAGGAAGAA TTTGACTCACTGTTGGACGATTTGCTGTCTCATGGTTTAATAAGTAGTTCTACTGTAGAAACAGCTGAGAAATATATTAAGATGAATTCAGACTGGCTGAACGTTTCTGATGAACCAATTAGAGACTATTTGAATGACTACTATACAGGAGGAGCAAACTGTAAAAGTTACCTTCCTATCTTGATGATGACAATGTTACTGTTAGTTTTTGGAACACGAGCAACGATGTAG
- the LOC119080010 gene encoding uncharacterized protein LOC119080010: MALEVQEVSVELEVQELQDWVDLLVVMEVQEVLEAVLLELLLEIPEYQVLEELVELVVQPLVVKMAVMEQLEEKVETQFFLVKMEALEELEEPQVASVELVEMVELVEMGVKSLTGGFGGLGGAAGGAGCSVGGAGSSSTTCIC, from the exons ATGGCTCTGGAGGTGCAGGAGGTGTCGGTGGAGCTGGAGGTACAGGAACTACAGGATTGGGTGGATCTGTTGGTGGTAATGGAGGTGCAGGAGGTATTGGAGGCTGTGCTGCTGGAACTGCTCCTGGAAATACCGGAATACCAGGTTCTGGAGGAGTTGGTGGAGCTGGTGGTGCAGCCACTG GTGGTAAAAATGGCGGTAATGGAGCAGCTGGAGGAAAAGGTGGAAACGCAATTCTTTCTGGTAAAAATGGAGGCACTGGAGGAGCTGGAGGAGCCTCAGGTGGCGTCGGTGGAACTTGTGGAAATGGTGGAATTGGTGGAAATGGGTGTAAAGAGTCTAACTGGTGGATTCGGCGGACTCGGAGGAGCAGCTGGAGGTGCAGGTTGTTCAGTTGGTGGTGCAGGCTCATCTTCAACAACGTGTATATGTTAA